One window of Candidatus Tectomicrobia bacterium genomic DNA carries:
- a CDS encoding ABC transporter permease has product MAQETALRAYEAEAPPAPGGAPGRALLRADALAGMAVLLAACLVALLAPWISPHDPIGQNLRSVLRPPFFLEGALPGYLLGTDGLGRDLLSYIFHGFRISMAVGLASVAISAVLGVTLGVWAGYRGGRVDALVMRLADFQLTLPTVLVALAVIALFGSGVGKLILLIGLTHWAVYGRTVRGSVLAIREREFVESARALGASPWTVIRCHVLPNVMTPILIIAAVELPRVMLLESTLSFLGLGVPPTVPSLGGAIAHGYGYLLSGYWWLTVLPGLALMVVVVAINLLGDWLRDVLDPRVVR; this is encoded by the coding sequence ATGGCCCAGGAGACGGCCCTCCGGGCCTACGAGGCGGAGGCCCCGCCCGCCCCCGGAGGGGCTCCGGGGCGCGCCCTCCTCCGGGCCGACGCCCTGGCGGGGATGGCCGTCCTCCTCGCCGCCTGCCTCGTCGCCCTGCTGGCCCCCTGGATCTCCCCCCACGACCCCATCGGCCAGAACCTGCGCTCGGTCCTCCGGCCCCCCTTCTTCCTCGAGGGCGCCCTTCCCGGCTACCTCCTCGGGACGGACGGACTGGGGCGGGACCTCCTGAGCTACATCTTCCACGGCTTCCGCATCTCCATGGCCGTGGGCCTGGCCTCGGTGGCCATCTCGGCTGTCCTGGGCGTGACGCTCGGGGTGTGGGCGGGCTACCGCGGCGGCCGGGTGGACGCCCTGGTCATGCGGCTCGCGGACTTCCAGCTCACCCTCCCCACCGTGCTCGTGGCGCTGGCCGTCATCGCGCTGTTCGGCTCAGGGGTGGGGAAGCTCATCCTCTTGATCGGCCTGACCCACTGGGCGGTCTACGGCCGCACGGTGCGGGGGTCGGTCCTGGCCATCCGGGAGCGGGAGTTCGTGGAGTCCGCCCGGGCGCTGGGGGCCTCCCCCTGGACCGTCATCCGGTGCCACGTCCTCCCCAACGTGATGACCCCCATCCTCATCATCGCGGCGGTGGAGCTGCCCCGGGTCATGCTTCTCGAGTCCACCCTGAGCTTCCTGGGGCTGGGGGTGCCCCCCACGGTGCCTTCCCTGGGCGGCGCCATCGCCCACGGCTACGGCTACCTCCTGAGCGGCTACTGGTGGCTCACCGTGCTGCCGGGCCTGGCCCTCATGGTGGTGGTCGTGGCCATCAACCTCCTGGGCGACTGGCTCCGGGACGTGCTGGACCCGAGGGTGGTGAGGTAG
- a CDS encoding citrate synthase/methylcitrate synthase, with protein sequence MPEKERKYVGKTDFVKGLEGAITHESTLSYVDGQNGKLIYRGYSIDDLCRGGGGYEETAYLLLKGKLPTRRELDAFKADLSKRRGVPKEVKDLISLVAKGTHPMNTLRSAVSLLGCLDPKEFEVNVENDMRIALDLTAQFPTLVAAIARVRRSQPILDPDPSLGHSADFLRMMTGKKPDERTAEVMDMALIIHAEHGMNASTFSAMVVNSTLTDLYSSVTAGIGALKGPLHGGANEQTLRTFMEIKDPNTVDTWFKKAKERKVKVPGFGHRVYKAYDPRARIFDPIAKEFSERGGHGHLYQIAKKLEALVVADLGGKGIFPNVDYFSGVIYDAMGIDSAIFTPIFAVPRIAGWCASILEYLPENRLFRPTSIYVGELEAEYVSIEKRK encoded by the coding sequence ATGCCTGAGAAAGAGCGCAAATACGTAGGGAAGACCGACTTCGTGAAGGGGCTGGAGGGGGCCATCACCCACGAGAGCACCCTCAGCTACGTGGACGGCCAGAACGGGAAGCTCATCTACCGCGGCTACAGCATCGACGACCTCTGCCGGGGCGGGGGAGGCTACGAGGAGACGGCCTACCTTCTCCTCAAGGGCAAGCTTCCCACCCGCCGGGAGCTCGACGCCTTCAAGGCCGACCTCTCCAAGCGGCGGGGCGTCCCCAAGGAGGTGAAGGACCTCATCTCCCTGGTGGCCAAGGGCACCCACCCCATGAACACCCTCCGCTCGGCCGTCTCCCTGCTGGGCTGCCTCGACCCCAAGGAGTTCGAGGTCAACGTCGAGAACGACATGCGCATCGCCCTCGACTTGACCGCGCAGTTCCCCACCCTCGTGGCGGCCATCGCCCGGGTGCGGCGGAGCCAGCCCATCCTCGACCCGGACCCCTCCCTCGGGCACTCGGCCGACTTCCTGCGCATGATGACGGGCAAGAAGCCCGACGAGCGCACGGCCGAGGTGATGGACATGGCCCTCATCATCCACGCCGAGCACGGCATGAACGCCTCCACCTTCAGCGCCATGGTGGTGAACAGCACCTTGACCGACCTCTACAGCTCTGTTACCGCCGGCATCGGCGCCCTCAAGGGCCCCCTGCACGGCGGGGCGAACGAGCAGACGCTGCGCACCTTCATGGAGATCAAGGACCCGAACACGGTCGACACGTGGTTCAAGAAGGCCAAAGAGCGGAAGGTGAAGGTCCCGGGCTTCGGCCACCGCGTCTACAAGGCCTACGACCCCCGCGCCCGCATCTTCGACCCCATCGCCAAGGAGTTCTCCGAGCGGGGAGGCCACGGCCACCTCTACCAGATCGCCAAGAAGCTCGAGGCCCTCGTCGTGGCCGACCTGGGCGGGAAGGGCATCTTCCCGAACGTGGACTACTTCTCGGGCGTCATCTACGACGCCATGGGGATCGACTCCGCGATCTTCACCCCCATCTTCGCCGTACCCCGCATCGCCGGCTGGTGCGCGAGCATCCTCGAGTACCTCCCCGAGAACCGGCTCTTCCGGCCCACCTCGATCTACGTCGGGGAGCTCGAGGCCGAGTACGTCTCCATCGAGAAGCGCAAGTAG
- the speB gene encoding agmatinase → MTGGLPPYLPRTPFLWADTPFDKARAVLFGCPFDGTASFRPGARFGPEAIRSVSDGLETYSPLLDADLEDLPYCDLGDLPLAPGDAEAALGRIREEARRILGAGKVPFALGGEHLVSFPLIEAALEVYPDLVVFQWDAHADLREGYLGAALSHASVMRLAADRVGPGRLVQFGIRSGTREEWNWMRQHGTVHPLSPEALTSALARHAGKPIYLTLDLDVLDPGEFPGTGTPEPGGVRFGELAACIALLRREGARIVALDAVELSPMLDPSGASSVAAAKAVRELLLALPG, encoded by the coding sequence ATGACGGGGGGGCTTCCGCCCTACCTCCCGCGCACCCCCTTCCTCTGGGCGGATACGCCCTTCGACAAGGCCCGCGCCGTCCTATTCGGCTGCCCCTTCGACGGCACCGCTAGCTTCCGCCCGGGCGCCCGCTTTGGCCCCGAGGCCATCCGCAGCGTCTCGGACGGCCTGGAGACCTACAGCCCCCTCCTCGATGCCGACCTGGAGGACCTCCCCTACTGCGACCTGGGGGACCTCCCCCTGGCCCCGGGGGACGCCGAGGCCGCCCTGGGCCGTATCCGGGAGGAGGCCCGGCGCATCCTGGGGGCGGGCAAGGTGCCCTTCGCCCTGGGCGGGGAGCACCTGGTGAGCTTCCCCCTCATCGAGGCGGCTCTGGAGGTCTATCCGGACCTCGTGGTGTTCCAGTGGGACGCCCACGCCGACCTCCGGGAGGGCTACCTGGGGGCCGCCCTCTCCCACGCGAGCGTCATGCGCCTCGCGGCGGACCGCGTGGGGCCCGGGCGGCTCGTCCAGTTCGGCATCCGCTCCGGCACCCGGGAGGAGTGGAACTGGATGCGCCAGCACGGCACCGTCCACCCGCTCAGCCCCGAAGCCCTGACAAGCGCCCTGGCCCGCCACGCCGGGAAGCCCATCTACCTCACCCTGGACCTCGACGTGCTCGACCCGGGGGAGTTCCCGGGGACGGGCACCCCCGAGCCCGGAGGCGTCCGCTTCGGCGAGCTGGCCGCCTGCATCGCCCTCCTGCGGCGGGAGGGGGCCCGCATCGTTGCCCTGGACGCCGTGGAGCTCTCGCCCATGCTCGACCCCTCGGGCGCCAGCTCGGTGGCGGCGGCCAAGGCCGTCCGGGAGCTTCTCCTGGCCCTTCCCGGCTGA
- the speE gene encoding polyamine aminopropyltransferase gives MKKEPSASLGVLHQGEFWFTELHAPGTGITFRVKRVLHWARTPFQELALVETEDMGRALFLDGTVQFTERDEFFYHEMLVHVPLSIHPRPRRVLIVGGGDGGCVREALLHPGVAEVTLVEIDGEVVEACREHIPSVSSKLGDPRVRVLIQDGVKFMKDNRGSFDVIIVDSTDPVGMASPLTQAPFFRTAMNALTSEGLYVAQSQGPVFDGKEIGRIARAARKVFRHAAHFMGPTPTYPGGHWTYLIGARGAKHPAGLKPRPLPRGTKTRYYSPEIHTAAFVLPPFVRDFIR, from the coding sequence TTGAAGAAAGAGCCTTCGGCCTCCCTGGGAGTCCTCCACCAGGGGGAGTTCTGGTTCACCGAGCTCCATGCGCCGGGGACGGGCATCACCTTCCGGGTGAAGCGGGTCCTCCACTGGGCCAGGACACCCTTCCAGGAGCTCGCCCTCGTCGAAACCGAGGACATGGGCCGGGCCCTCTTCCTGGACGGCACGGTCCAGTTCACGGAGCGCGACGAGTTCTTCTACCATGAGATGCTGGTCCATGTGCCCCTCTCCATCCACCCCCGGCCCCGCCGGGTGCTCATCGTGGGGGGCGGGGACGGCGGCTGCGTCCGCGAGGCCCTGCTCCACCCGGGCGTCGCGGAGGTCACCCTCGTCGAGATCGACGGCGAGGTGGTCGAGGCCTGCCGCGAGCACATCCCCTCCGTCTCCTCGAAGCTGGGCGATCCCCGGGTCCGCGTCCTCATCCAGGACGGAGTGAAGTTCATGAAGGACAACCGGGGCAGCTTCGACGTCATCATCGTCGACTCGACCGACCCGGTCGGCATGGCCAGCCCCTTGACGCAGGCCCCCTTTTTCCGCACCGCCATGAACGCCCTGACCTCCGAGGGGCTCTACGTGGCCCAGTCCCAGGGGCCCGTCTTCGACGGCAAGGAGATCGGCCGCATCGCCCGGGCGGCGCGCAAGGTGTTCCGCCACGCCGCGCATTTCATGGGGCCCACGCCCACCTACCCGGGCGGGCACTGGACCTACCTCATCGGGGCCCGGGGGGCCAAGCACCCCGCCGGCCTCAAGCCACGCCCCCTGCCCAGGGGGACGAAGACCCGCTACTACTCCCCCGAGATCCATACGGCCGCCTTCGTGCTGCCTCCCTTCGTGCGGGATTTCATCCGATGA
- a CDS encoding arginine decarboxylase, pyruvoyl-dependent yields the protein MIFATPTKYYLVAGCAEGFTELNAFDGALLNAGVGNTNLVRMSSILPPHCQEIAPVRLPQGALVPVAYSAITSAEPGQVLTAAVSIAYPEDPDHCGLIMEYHDLAPRGAVEEKVRRMAEEGMKFRGQAVRAVKSIACEHRVVKTGAAFAAVVLWN from the coding sequence ATGATCTTCGCCACCCCGACCAAATACTATCTCGTGGCCGGCTGCGCCGAGGGCTTCACCGAGCTCAACGCGTTCGACGGAGCCCTCCTGAACGCCGGCGTCGGCAACACCAACCTGGTGCGGATGAGCAGCATCCTGCCCCCGCACTGCCAGGAGATCGCCCCCGTGCGCCTGCCCCAGGGCGCGCTCGTGCCGGTGGCCTACTCCGCCATCACCTCGGCGGAGCCGGGCCAGGTGCTGACGGCGGCCGTCTCCATCGCCTACCCCGAGGACCCGGACCACTGCGGCCTCATCATGGAGTACCACGACCTCGCCCCGCGCGGCGCGGTGGAGGAGAAGGTGCGCCGGATGGCCGAGGAGGGGATGAAGTTCCGGGGCCAGGCCGTCCGCGCGGTCAAGAGCATCGCCTGCGAGCACAGGGTCGTGAAGACCGGTGCCGCCTTCGCGGCCGTGGTGCTTTGGAATTGA
- a CDS encoding S-adenosylmethionine decarboxylase proenzyme, which translates to MNSLGRHILAEFYDCDRDVLNDQGLIERYMREAAVVSGATIVQSVFHMFSPHGVSGVVVVSESHLAVHTWPEHGYAAVDYFSCGPVDCEGAIRHLEERFGAMTVEAKEVERGVLAPAVEEGSSFSPAKGLFPTQWREPAL; encoded by the coding sequence TTGAACTCGTTGGGCCGCCACATCCTTGCTGAGTTCTACGATTGCGACAGGGACGTGCTCAATGATCAGGGGCTGATCGAGCGGTACATGCGCGAGGCCGCAGTGGTGAGCGGCGCCACCATCGTGCAGAGCGTGTTCCACATGTTCAGCCCGCACGGGGTGAGCGGCGTGGTCGTCGTGTCCGAGAGCCATCTCGCCGTCCATACCTGGCCCGAGCACGGCTACGCGGCCGTGGACTACTTCTCGTGCGGCCCGGTGGACTGCGAGGGGGCCATCCGCCACCTCGAGGAGAGGTTCGGCGCCATGACCGTGGAAGCGAAGGAAGTCGAGCGCGGCGTGCTGGCTCCCGCGGTGGAGGAGGGCTCCAGCTTCTCCCCCGCGAAGGGCCTCTTTCCCACCCAATGGCGCGAGCCGGCCCTTTAA
- a CDS encoding cupin domain-containing protein, which produces MASTANGRRMKEPVPRDGEGRLQVGERIRDLRMAYSLTQEELAHRSNLTKGFISQLERDLTSPSLESLMGILRALDTDIVEFFRGQSEARVAFGPADCTNADTYPDVAAFELMVPGAANCNMEPALVTLDPEQGIEERAHAGEEFGYVLQGKVMVQYGRRQSPVKRGEWFYLVADRSHKVWNPFEERAKLLWISAPPSF; this is translated from the coding sequence ATGGCCTCCACAGCCAACGGGAGGCGGATGAAGGAGCCGGTCCCGCGGGACGGGGAAGGGAGGCTCCAGGTCGGCGAGCGGATCCGGGATCTCCGGATGGCCTATAGCCTCACTCAGGAGGAGCTGGCCCACCGCTCGAATCTGACGAAGGGTTTCATCAGCCAGCTCGAGCGGGACCTCACGTCCCCCTCGCTGGAGAGTCTCATGGGGATTCTCCGGGCGCTGGACACCGACATCGTCGAATTCTTCCGCGGGCAGTCCGAGGCGCGCGTCGCCTTCGGCCCCGCCGATTGCACGAACGCGGACACCTATCCCGATGTGGCCGCCTTCGAGCTGATGGTCCCGGGGGCGGCGAACTGCAACATGGAGCCCGCCCTGGTGACGCTCGATCCGGAGCAGGGGATCGAGGAGCGCGCCCACGCGGGAGAGGAATTTGGGTACGTGCTGCAGGGGAAGGTCATGGTGCAGTACGGCCGGCGCCAGAGCCCCGTGAAGCGGGGGGAATGGTTCTACCTGGTGGCCGACCGGAGCCATAAGGTCTGGAATCCGTTCGAGGAACGGGCCAAGCTGCTGTGGATTTCGGCTCCGCCCAGCTTCTAG
- a CDS encoding ABC transporter ATP-binding protein produces MAQIVLRNLVKQFGRVTAVDGVNLEIRDGEFLIMVGPSGCGKTTTLNMISGLETPTSGEIVIGDRVVNEIEPGERGLGMVFQDLALFPHMTVFENIAFGLRVKNTRGEEVRSRVLQAATAMHIAPLLEKRPSQCSGGEAQRVALARTIVTNPAVFLMDEPLSSLDAKLRLDMRTELKHLHERLRATFVYVTHDQAEAMTMADRIVVMRGGHIQQVGGPLEIYRRPANQFVAGFFGTPTMNFIRGGVEEENGRLRFRGKNIDLLLPAGVRLPRKEEEITLGIRAEHVRVGKGAQPGRVILTEPLGDETLVFFDYGGDASLVVKVSPELQLSPGSGVTFSLEEAGFHLFDGGTGERMN; encoded by the coding sequence GTGGCGCAGATCGTGCTGAGAAACCTGGTGAAGCAGTTCGGGCGGGTGACCGCCGTGGACGGGGTCAACCTCGAGATCCGGGACGGCGAGTTCCTCATCATGGTGGGGCCGTCGGGCTGCGGGAAGACGACTACCCTGAACATGATCTCGGGCCTCGAAACTCCCACCAGCGGGGAGATCGTCATCGGTGACCGGGTGGTGAACGAGATCGAGCCCGGCGAGCGGGGCCTGGGCATGGTGTTCCAGGACCTGGCCCTCTTCCCCCACATGACTGTCTTCGAAAACATCGCCTTCGGCCTCCGGGTCAAAAATACCCGCGGCGAGGAGGTCCGCAGCCGGGTGCTCCAGGCGGCGACGGCCATGCACATCGCCCCCCTGCTCGAGAAGCGCCCTTCCCAGTGCTCGGGCGGGGAGGCCCAGCGGGTGGCGCTGGCGCGCACCATCGTGACCAATCCGGCCGTCTTCCTGATGGACGAGCCTCTCTCCAGCCTGGACGCCAAGCTCCGCCTCGACATGCGGACCGAGCTCAAGCACCTCCACGAGCGCCTCAGGGCCACCTTCGTCTACGTCACCCACGACCAGGCCGAGGCCATGACCATGGCCGACCGCATCGTGGTCATGCGGGGGGGGCACATCCAGCAGGTGGGCGGGCCCCTCGAGATCTACCGTCGGCCGGCCAACCAGTTCGTCGCCGGTTTCTTCGGCACCCCCACCATGAATTTCATTCGGGGAGGGGTGGAGGAGGAGAACGGCCGGCTCCGCTTCCGGGGCAAGAACATCGACCTGCTCCTCCCGGCCGGGGTGCGCCTCCCCCGGAAGGAGGAGGAGATCACCCTCGGAATCCGGGCCGAGCATGTCCGGGTCGGGAAGGGCGCCCAGCCGGGCCGCGTCATCCTGACCGAGCCCCTGGGGGACGAGACCCTCGTCTTCTTCGACTACGGCGGGGATGCCTCCCTGGTGGTCAAGGTCTCCCCCGAGCTCCAGCTCTCGCCGGGGAGCGGCGTCACCTTTTCCCTGGAGGAGGCGGGCTTCCACCTTTTCGACGGGGGCACGGGCGAGCGCATGAACTGA
- a CDS encoding carbohydrate ABC transporter permease, with translation MMAAAPGARASFARRHHLFWWFRHAALLAWTLFVMFPIYWMLATSFKDAGEWVTWPPHWYPHYPTLYNYRQIFAFSTLSEGLSREASEQVFSIWGAMYDSLLICTVSSLISLLLGTFLAYSVSRFGVGGRNFRYLILTIRMVPPIVIAIPILMYYAIMIPYTTDVLFGARISFFDSYTGLGSLYTATTLPFVIWMMLSFIDEVPYTLEHAARMMGAGRIYTLRRVVLPLVASGMVVTFLFIFILNWSEFLLALTLTHPKVTTLPILLNKFQSAVEGRLYGPQAAIGTVITIPVVVLGILIQKHLIKGFSFGMIRK, from the coding sequence ATGATGGCCGCCGCCCCGGGGGCGCGGGCCTCCTTCGCCCGGCGCCATCACCTGTTCTGGTGGTTCCGCCACGCGGCCCTCCTGGCGTGGACGCTCTTCGTCATGTTCCCCATCTATTGGATGCTGGCCACCTCCTTCAAGGACGCGGGTGAGTGGGTGACCTGGCCGCCCCACTGGTATCCGCACTATCCCACGCTCTACAACTACCGTCAGATCTTCGCCTTCAGCACACTGTCCGAGGGCCTGAGCCGCGAGGCCTCCGAGCAGGTGTTCAGCATCTGGGGGGCGATGTACGACTCGCTCCTCATCTGTACGGTCAGCTCCCTCATCTCGCTGCTGCTGGGAACCTTCCTGGCCTACTCCGTCTCGCGCTTCGGCGTCGGGGGCCGGAACTTCCGCTACCTCATCCTGACCATCCGGATGGTGCCTCCCATCGTCATCGCCATCCCCATCCTCATGTACTACGCCATCATGATCCCCTACACGACGGACGTGCTCTTCGGCGCCCGGATCAGCTTCTTCGATTCCTACACGGGCCTGGGGTCTCTCTACACGGCAACCACGCTCCCGTTCGTCATCTGGATGATGCTGAGCTTCATCGACGAGGTGCCCTACACCCTGGAGCACGCGGCCCGGATGATGGGCGCCGGGCGCATCTACACCCTCCGCCGGGTGGTGCTCCCCCTGGTGGCCTCGGGGATGGTGGTCACCTTCCTCTTCATCTTCATCCTGAACTGGAGCGAGTTCCTGCTGGCCCTCACCCTGACGCACCCGAAGGTGACGACCCTCCCCATCCTGCTCAATAAGTTCCAGAGCGCCGTCGAGGGGAGGCTCTACGGCCCCCAGGCCGCCATCGGGACGGTCATCACCATCCCGGTGGTCGTGCTGGGCATCCTGATCCAGAAGCACCTGATCAAGGGCTTCAGTTTCGGCATGATTCGCAAGTAG
- a CDS encoding sugar ABC transporter permease, with product MAEAEARPAGGTAKGTRAARGGLGAWLARERVFRLIPFVLVEAMFLLLLAVPFALTLYISLLKWRANRPFEQAFFQGFDNYFDVMADAAFWWALARTFYFAGVAVLLELLIGFCLAMLCAQQFRGRRFYITVFLVPMMVVPVVVGYNFSMIYIDSGPLNEILAPFIEAFGGDPRVRWLSHPIAAQWAIILADVWQWTSLTFLIFLSGFSALPPQLIRAARILGASRWQIFWRVQLPLLKPVIVIAVVIRSMEALKVFDQAVLLTFGGPGNSTQTVAFYLWRQVWQFNKFGFGAAASILLLVMFAALIYCGIYLLVRERAALQREAG from the coding sequence ATGGCTGAGGCCGAGGCCCGCCCCGCGGGCGGGACGGCAAAGGGCACACGCGCCGCGCGGGGCGGCCTGGGGGCGTGGCTGGCACGGGAGCGCGTCTTTCGCCTCATCCCCTTCGTCCTCGTGGAAGCGATGTTCCTCCTCCTGCTGGCGGTGCCCTTCGCCCTCACGCTCTACATCAGCCTCCTCAAGTGGCGGGCCAACCGGCCCTTCGAGCAGGCCTTCTTCCAGGGCTTCGACAACTACTTCGACGTCATGGCGGACGCGGCGTTCTGGTGGGCGCTGGCCCGGACCTTCTATTTCGCCGGCGTGGCCGTCTTGCTGGAGCTCCTCATCGGCTTCTGCCTCGCCATGCTCTGCGCCCAGCAGTTCCGGGGGCGGCGCTTCTACATCACCGTGTTCCTCGTCCCGATGATGGTGGTGCCGGTGGTGGTGGGCTACAACTTCTCGATGATCTACATCGACTCGGGGCCGCTGAACGAGATCCTGGCTCCCTTCATCGAGGCCTTCGGCGGGGATCCCCGCGTGCGCTGGCTCTCCCACCCCATCGCCGCCCAGTGGGCCATCATCCTGGCCGACGTGTGGCAGTGGACCTCGCTGACTTTCCTCATTTTCCTGTCGGGCTTCTCGGCGCTGCCGCCGCAGCTCATCCGGGCGGCGCGCATCCTGGGCGCGAGCCGGTGGCAGATCTTCTGGCGGGTGCAGCTCCCGCTACTCAAGCCGGTCATCGTGATCGCGGTGGTCATCCGCTCGATGGAGGCGCTCAAGGTCTTCGACCAGGCGGTGCTGCTCACCTTCGGGGGACCTGGCAACTCGACCCAAACCGTGGCCTTCTACCTGTGGCGCCAAGTGTGGCAGTTCAACAAGTTCGGCTTCGGGGCGGCCGCCTCCATCCTGCTGCTCGTGATGTTCGCGGCCCTCATTTACTGCGGAATCTACCTGCTCGTGCGCGAACGGGCGGCCCTGCAGCGGGAGGCAGGATGA
- a CDS encoding extracellular solute-binding protein produces MKGTLLKVLGLAIALALAAGPAWAASDPVAERAIQGAKDYVKKKSLQNPQLTILLSSLYNNSFPDFAKKWTELTGVKFNIVPLGYTDIPAKIMAESVAKTGQFDLFNDFPYTAPDGVGAKVVLPMDAFATRGKPDFSGVAPGLSYQQFYQGKLVNMVLDGDHLMLVLRKDIVENPQAKAEYRAKFGKDPGCPDTVQEWEQMAAFFHTKKGQTRWGMKFDQDLYGALAYRSINFSYRHFPMYMAGHLLFDKDMKPQINTPAGIQAIRNFASSVKYMPPDVQGWGTPQIYPFWASGQAFSIVSFPSIVGFGNANPKSVVKGKQLPCLIPGVERGGKVVRRAPQAAGTGYMVSAYSKHPELAYWFIQWFTSPSVGDDAIAHPRGFWDPFRETNFKHEGIKKKFGEEFLKVTMENSKNAVSLLMIEGNYEYFNILDKNLADVMNNNNTAEEAAKRIEAGWNKVTSDIGRSYQVKAWRQSVESGIYIDKFK; encoded by the coding sequence ATGAAAGGCACACTGCTGAAAGTCCTCGGCCTCGCCATCGCCCTGGCGCTGGCGGCCGGGCCCGCCTGGGCGGCGTCCGATCCGGTGGCGGAGCGGGCCATCCAGGGGGCGAAGGACTACGTCAAGAAAAAGAGCCTCCAGAATCCCCAGCTCACCATCCTCTTGAGCTCCCTCTACAACAACTCCTTCCCGGATTTCGCGAAGAAGTGGACCGAGCTCACCGGGGTGAAGTTCAACATCGTGCCCCTGGGCTACACCGATATCCCGGCCAAGATCATGGCCGAGTCGGTGGCCAAGACGGGCCAGTTCGACCTCTTCAACGACTTCCCCTACACCGCGCCGGACGGCGTGGGGGCGAAGGTCGTCCTGCCGATGGACGCGTTCGCCACGAGGGGCAAACCCGATTTCTCCGGCGTGGCGCCCGGCCTCTCCTATCAGCAATTCTACCAGGGCAAGCTGGTCAACATGGTGTTGGACGGCGACCACCTGATGCTCGTGCTGCGCAAGGACATCGTGGAGAATCCGCAGGCCAAGGCCGAGTACCGGGCCAAGTTCGGCAAGGACCCCGGCTGCCCCGACACCGTCCAAGAGTGGGAGCAGATGGCGGCCTTCTTCCACACGAAGAAGGGCCAGACGCGCTGGGGGATGAAGTTCGACCAGGACCTCTATGGCGCCCTGGCCTACCGGAGCATCAACTTCTCCTACCGCCATTTCCCCATGTACATGGCCGGGCACTTGCTCTTCGACAAGGACATGAAGCCCCAGATCAACACCCCGGCCGGCATTCAGGCCATCCGGAACTTCGCCTCCAGCGTGAAGTATATGCCCCCCGACGTGCAGGGCTGGGGCACCCCGCAAATCTATCCCTTCTGGGCCAGCGGCCAGGCTTTCTCGATCGTGTCCTTCCCCTCCATCGTGGGTTTCGGCAACGCGAATCCCAAGAGCGTGGTGAAGGGCAAGCAGCTCCCCTGTCTCATCCCGGGGGTGGAGCGGGGCGGCAAGGTCGTGCGCCGCGCCCCCCAGGCGGCGGGCACCGGCTACATGGTGAGTGCCTACAGCAAGCATCCCGAGCTGGCCTACTGGTTCATCCAGTGGTTCACCAGCCCGAGCGTGGGCGACGACGCCATCGCCCATCCGCGCGGCTTCTGGGACCCCTTCCGGGAGACGAACTTCAAGCATGAGGGGATCAAGAAGAAGTTCGGCGAGGAGTTCCTCAAGGTCACGATGGAGAACTCAAAGAACGCCGTCTCGCTCCTCATGATCGAGGGCAACTACGAGTACTTCAACATCCTCGACAAGAACCTGGCCGACGTGATGAACAACAACAACACGGCCGAGGAGGCCGCCAAGCGGATCGAGGCCGGCTGGAACAAGGTCACGAGCGACATCGGCCGCTCCTACCAGGTCAAGGCCTGGCGGCAGAGCGTCGAGAGCGGCATCTACATCGACAAGTTCAAGTAG
- a CDS encoding glutaredoxin 3 has protein sequence MPYEIEMYTTNPCPFCLAAKNLLQKRGLKWKEHLVFGGTPEWAAMMKRTNGKTVPQVIINGEVIGGFPELSALDKEDRLKELANGRE, from the coding sequence ATGCCCTACGAGATCGAGATGTACACCACCAATCCCTGCCCCTTCTGCCTGGCGGCGAAGAACCTCCTCCAGAAGCGGGGCCTGAAATGGAAGGAGCACCTCGTTTTCGGCGGCACCCCCGAGTGGGCCGCCATGATGAAGCGGACGAACGGCAAGACCGTCCCCCAGGTTATCATCAACGGCGAGGTGATCGGCGGCTTCCCCGAACTGTCCGCGCTGGACAAGGAGGACCGCCTGAAGGAGCTGGCGAACGGGAGAGAGTAA
- a CDS encoding carboxymuconolactone decarboxylase family protein has protein sequence MVWIRTIPEDEATGMLKRYYEGARKSRGFLSERITVFSIKENNLRANQTLTSTLMEGESGLSRPEKEMIAVRVSALNHCHY, from the coding sequence ATGGTCTGGATCCGTACGATCCCGGAAGACGAAGCGACGGGGATGCTCAAGCGGTATTATGAGGGAGCGAGGAAGAGCCGGGGCTTCCTCTCCGAGCGGATTACGGTTTTCAGCATCAAGGAAAACAACCTTCGGGCCAACCAGACGTTGACTTCCACCCTGATGGAAGGCGAATCGGGGCTTTCCAGGCCCGAGAAGGAGATGATTGCCGTCCGGGTGTCCGCCTTGAACCACTGTCATTACTGA